The genome window CGTCAAGTTTTACGATTCCCGTCCGTGGGTCTTGGCCGCGAGGGCTTCACCCCTGGCGGCCGGGCAGGCGGAAAAGAAAGTTTGCTGTACATACAGCTGACACATATGTGTAGTCTCCTCCTTTAGCGGTAATTTAGTCTGCGGGCTCAAATGCTTCAGTATGGGCGATGAGACCTTTCTTCAAAAGGATATCTAAGTGTTACCCAACTTCAGATTTGGTTAGCGACAACCCTGAGATAAAGGCGTCAATGACCACCATTGCACCAGAATCAAAAAAGGGCATCAGTATTTTGAGAGTGGTGTCACTTAATTCTGCTTTTGTCTGTTGGACAGCCTCATGTTTTTCTGATTTCATTCCATGAATACTTTTACGTGTCTCTTTTTGATCTTCTTTGTTTCTAAACTTGTCCCAGAAAAAGCATACAGATGAGATTACCCCAAGCAATGTTGCGATGGCCAGCGAAATTTCCATGACTTTAAATCAACACAACGGCGCCGTGGGAACGCCTTGAAGTAAACACACATGAGAAGTGCCCCTCGTTTGTTCAGACTCTCAGAGACGCCATGCGGGATTCCCCCCGGGGACAGCCGCGCCTCGCCGGATCAGCCGAACTCGCCCATCCACTTTTCGATTCCAGACCTTGAAGAATTCGCAGGTGAAGCCCACCGCCCAAGCCTCCCCTGGTCCCGGACTGCAAACGCCGCCCCCGGCCCTTCCGCCGGGGATGGCGCCGGCCCGCGGCCGTGGTTATAGTGCAGGCGTCATGGACCTCCACGCCACCATCCGCCACGTCCTGCTCCTCACCCCGCCCATCCTGCTGGCCGTGACCGCCCACGAGGCGGCCCACGCATGGACGGCGGACCGGCTCGGGGACCCGACCCCCCGGCGGGCGGGGCGGCTCACCCTGAACCCCCTCCGCCACCTCGACCCGGTGGGGACCCTGGTCTTCTTCCTGACCCGGGCCATCGGCTGGGCGAAACCCGTCCCCGTCAATCCCTACCACTTCCGGGACCCCCGGCGGGGGATGCTCTGGGTCTCCCTGGCCGGCCCCGCGGCCAACCTGGCCCTGGCCGCCGCGGGCGCCGCGCTCCTCCGCGGGCTCGCCGCCGGACCGTCGGGCGTCATCCACCTCCCGCCGGGGGCCGCCTTCCTCGCCCCCCTGGTGGCCATGCTCCAGGTCGGCATCCTCGTCAACATCGGGCTCGCGGTCTTCAACCTCCTGCCGGTCCCGCCCCTGGACGGCAGCAAGGTCCTGGAAGGGCTGCTCCCCGAGGGATTGGCCGAACCCTGGCGCCGCTTCGAGCGCTACGGCTTCGTCCTCATCCTTTTGCTCGTCTTTACAGGGGTGACGGGCCGGATTATAGTCCCGCTGGTCTTCCGCATCTACGGCCTCTTCATGGGACTCCAGGCGTGACTCCTCCCCCAGGTACCGACACCGAGAACCGATCCGTTCGGGTGCTGAGCGGCATGCGCCCCACCGGGCGGCTGCACCTCGGCCACCTCCACGGGGTCCTCCAGAACTGGCTGCGCCTCCAGGAGGCCTACGAGTGCTTCTTCTGCGCCGCCGACTGGCACGCCCTCACCACCTGCTACGAGTCCCCGGGCGGCATCCCCGCCGACACCGAGGAGATGGTCCTCGACTGGCTCGCGGTGGGGATCGACCCGGAGCGCGCCACCGTCTTCGTCCAGTCCGACGTGAAGGAACACGCGGAACTCCACCTCCTGCTCTCCATGATCACCCCCGTCTCCTGGCTGGAGCGGAACCCCACCTACAAGGAGCAGCAGCAGGAACTGAAGGAGCGGGACCTGGCCACCTACGGCTTCCTCGGCTATCCCGTCCTCCAGGCCGCGGACATCATCATCTACCGGGCCCACAAGGTGCCCGTGGGGGTGGACCAGCTGCCCCACGTGGAACTGACCCGGGAGATCACGCGGCGGTTCAACTACCTCTACGGGGAGACCTTCCCGGTGCCCGAGGCCATGCTGGCCGAGGTGGCGAAACTGCCCGGGCTCGACGGCCGGAAGATGAGCAAGAGCTACGGCAACGCCATCTTCCTCTCGGACACGCCCGACGAGGTCCGGCGCAAGATCGCCACCATGATCACCGACATCGAGCGCCCCCGCAAATCCGATCCCGGTGACCCCGAGAACCGGTGCGTGGCCTTCAACCTTCACCGCCTCTACGTGGCGCCGGACCGGCGCCGGGAGATCGTCGAGGCCTGCAAGGCGGCCACCCTCGGCTGCGTCCCCTGCAAGAAGGAACTCGCCGAGGCCGTGGTCCGCGCCCTGGCCCCCATCTGGGAACGCCGCACGGCCCTGGGAGACGACAGGGAAGGCCTCCACCGGCTGCTGCGCCGGGGGGCGGAGCGGGCCCGGGACGAGGCCCGCGCCACCATGGAACAGGTCAGGAGCGCCCTTTGGAGCCCGAGTGCCAGATCCGGCTAGAGGCCTTTGAAGGTCCCTTGGACCTTCTCCTCCACCTCATCACGAAGAACAAGCTCGACGTGACCGACATCCCAATGGCGCTGGTCACGCGCCAGTACCTCGAGTACATCGAGCTCATGCAGGCCCTCGACATCGTGGTGGCCGGGGAATACCTGGTCATGGCCGCGACCCTCATGCACATCAAGTCGCGGATGCTGCTGCCGCGGCCGGAGCCCCTCTCGCCGGAGGACGACCCCCGCCTCGAGATCGTCCGCCCGCTCCAGGAACTCATGGCCGTCCGTGCCGCCGCCGAGCAGCTGGAACGGCGGCCGCTCCTCGGCCGGGACGTCTTCACGCGGGGACGGCGCCTGGAGGAGAGCCTGGCGGAGATGGGGATCCCCGTCTCCGGCGCCGAGGCGGAGGCCTCGCGCCCCATCGAGGCCAGCCTCTACGACCTCCTGGACGCCTTCCGGAAGGTCCTGGGCAACCGGAGCCTGCCCCACGTCCTCGAGATCGCCCGGGCCCGGGTGAGCCTGTCGGAGCGGATGGAGGAACTGTCGGCGCGCCTGGCGGCCGCGGGCCGCCTCCGCTTCTTCGACCTCTTCACCCCGGAGGACCTCCAGGTCACCATCGTGACCTTCCTGGCCATCCTGGAGCTGGCGCGGCTGGCCCAGATCCGCCTCCTCCAGGAGGTCCCGGGCGGCGACATCCTCATCCTGCCCCGCGCGCCGGAGCCGGAAACCGCCGAACCCGCGGCGGCCCACGGATCGTAGGGAACGGCGGCGGGGGCGGGCTACCCCCGGAACCGGTCGGCGATGAGCCCCTCGGCGGCGGCGGCCTCGATGGGCATGGAGAACACCGCCCCCTGCCCGTAGTCGCACTCCACCGTCCGGAGGTGGACGAGCTGCGCCTCGCTCTCTATCCCCTCCGCCGTGACGTCCATGTCGAGGTTGTGGGCCAAGGTCACGATGGCATGGGCGATCTCGAGCCCGGCGTCCCCCTCGCCCACCCGCCGGATGAAGGTGGGGTCGATCTTGAGGGAATGGATGGGAAGGCGGTCCAGGGCCGCCAGCGACAAGGAGGCGTCGCCGGCCCCGAAGTCGTCGATGCCCACCTGGACGTCCAGGGCGGCAAGGTCGAGGAGGGCCCCGGCCAAGGCCGCCGGGTCCGAGAGCAGGGACCGGTCCGCGATCTCCAGGCGGAGCCGGCACGGCTCCAGGCCCGTGTCGGCGAGCACGCGGCGGACCTCCCCGCCGAAGCCCGGCCGGGACAGGGTGCCGCCCCCGATGTTGACACCGAGGAAGAGACGCGGCCCGCCGTTCATCCGCCGGTGCCAATCGTGGACCTGGCGGCTCGCCTCCCGGAGCACCCACAGGTCGAGGCGCTCCATGAGCCCGGCCCGCTCGGCGGCCGGGAGGAAGGCCTCGGGCTCGAGGAGCCCCCGCTCCGGGTGCCGCCACCGGACAAGGGCCTCGAAGCCGCTCACCCGGCCGGTCCGGAGGGTGACGATGGGCTGGTAGAAGACCTGCAGTTCGCCGGCCTCGACGGCGCGGCGCAGCTGTGCCTCGATCCGCTCGCTCTCCGCGGCCAGGGCGTGGAGCTGAACGTCGAAGACCTCGTGGCGGGACTTTCCCAGGGACTTGGCCCGGTACATGGCCATGTCGGCGTCCCGGATGAGGTCCTCCGCCCGCGCGGCACCCTGGCCGCCGAAGGCGATCCCGATGCTGGCGGAGACCCGGACCCGTCGGTCGCCGAGGGGGAAGGGCGCCTCCAGGGCGCGCTGGATCCGCTCCGCCACCCGGGTGGCGTCCCGGATGTGCCGGATCCCGTCCACGAGCACCGTGAACTCGTCCCCGCCGAGCCGGGCCACGGTGTCGCCGGGACGGACGCACTGGAGGAGGCGCCGGCCCACCTCCCGCAGCACCCGGTCGCCCGCCGGGTGGCCGAAGGTGTCGTTCACCTGCTTGAACCCGTCGAGGTCGAGGAAGAGCACGGCGAAACGCCGGCGGCGGCGGGGCGCCGACCGCAGGCACTGGCCGAGCCGGTCGAGGAAGAGGACCCGGTTGGGGAGATCCGTCAGGGGATCGTGGAAGGCCGCCCGGACCGCCTCGGCACCGGCGGACTCCCGGGTGCTGTGGTCCTCGTGCCCGCCGAGGAGCCGCACCGGGCATCCCGCGCCGTCCCGCACGGCGGCCCCGCGTCCCTTCACCCACCGGTAGGCGCCGTCGGCCTGCCGGAGCCGGAAGTCGCACTCCCAGCATTCGTTGCCGCCCTCGAGGTGCATCCCGATCCGGGCCTCCAGCCGCGGCCGGTCGTCGGGATGGACGCGCGCGAAGAACGCCTCGGGGTCCCCGGCGGCGGCTTCACCCCGTCCGAGGCCGAGGGCCGTCCCGAGCGCCGGGCTGCAGGTGAAGGTCCCGGCCGCCAGATCCCACTCCCACGACTCCGGGGGAAGGCACCGGGCCAGGGCCTCGCACCGGGCGGCCATCGCCCGCGCCCCTTCCCGGCCGGCCCTCAGGGCGGCCAAGACCCCGCGAAGCCGCCGGAAGAAGGCCCTATCCAGCGCGCCCGCGGCCACGCACTCCAGGACCCCGGCGGCCTCGGCCGCCTCCTGGAGCGGCCCCGGGGCCTCGGGCCCCAGCACCATCACCACCGGGAGGGCCGGGTACCGCCGCCGGATCCGGCGGGCGAGGTCCAGGCCCTCCGACCCCGGGCCGGCGGCATCCACCAGGACGGCATCGTAACGGTCGCGGCGGAGCGCTGCCAGGACCCGGCCCCGCCCGGCCACCCACTCGAAGACGAAGGACACCCCCGCGCCGGCGCCCGGCGGCGTCCAGGCGCCGGGATCCCCGGTCACCAGGATGCGGAAATCGCCATCTCCCACGCGGCCCCCACCCCCGTCGGGGGAATCGGCTCCACGAACCCGGGAGCGGGACGACCGGCCGCCCCCGCCCGCCTCGCCGGCGGGCACCTCGTGGAAACCTCGTGGAATTATGCCAGAGCCGTCGCGCATGGTCAAAAAAAACCGTCCGGGGCCATGAAATCGGGGCATGACCGCCGCCCGAACCTTTTTGCAATTTTTGGACCAAAAATGCAGCCGCAGGGGCCGAGACGCGGCGCCGGCCCGGCGAGGCCCCGGGGCCGCGGTTCAGCGGGTGCCCCAGCCGCCGAGGCCGGCCAGGTCGATGTAGAAGACGAAGGAATCCTCGTCGGGGGTGTGGTCGACCCGGAACTCGAGGCTCCAGCACCCGGCCTTGTAGCGGAAGCCGTAAGAAGAGCGGAGTTCCTCCCAGGGCTCCTCCAGGGAGCGCTGGGTCCGCAGCGTGAGGGTCCAGGCGGGGGTGAGCACCGCGTCCAGGACGGCGTCCAGGGTATGGATCCGCTTCGCCCGGTGGTAGCGGTAGGTGAGGCCGAGCCGGTCCCCGGCCGGGGACCGGAAGGTGGCCTGGGTCCGGTGCGTGGTCACCCCCTGGCCGTAGACCCCGAAGGTGGTGTCGCTCCGGAGGGTCACGAACTCGTTCGGGTTCAGCTCCAGCTCGGCGAGGAGATCGGTGAAGGGCCGCCGTTTCTCCCCTGGGCCGAGGCGCCGCCGGCTCTCGCGGACGTCGAAGCCCTCCTCGAGCCGGAGGACGAGGGGATCCCGGTAGGTGAAACGCCCCCCCGGCCGATCCCGGCGGGTGGTCACGAAGTTCAGGAGGGATAGGACGAGGAGGTTTTCCTGGCCGAGCCGGTCCACGGCGTCGATGCCCGGCAGGCCGTCCACGTCCTTGGGCGGCCGGTAACGGTAGGAGAGGACGGGGCGGAGGGTATGCCGGACGAACCGCCCGCCGCCGAGGTCGAAGGTCCGGCCGAGGGTGGTGCCGAGATCCGCCGCCAGCTCGTGGGTGAAACGGTTGCGGTCGAGGTCCGTGGCCCAGCCCTGGCAGTCGCCGCCGATCCGGT of Dissulfurirhabdus thermomarina contains these proteins:
- a CDS encoding site-2 protease family protein, with the translated sequence MDLHATIRHVLLLTPPILLAVTAHEAAHAWTADRLGDPTPRRAGRLTLNPLRHLDPVGTLVFFLTRAIGWAKPVPVNPYHFRDPRRGMLWVSLAGPAANLALAAAGAALLRGLAAGPSGVIHLPPGAAFLAPLVAMLQVGILVNIGLAVFNLLPVPPLDGSKVLEGLLPEGLAEPWRRFERYGFVLILLLVFTGVTGRIIVPLVFRIYGLFMGLQA
- the trpS gene encoding tryptophan--tRNA ligase; amino-acid sequence: MTPPPGTDTENRSVRVLSGMRPTGRLHLGHLHGVLQNWLRLQEAYECFFCAADWHALTTCYESPGGIPADTEEMVLDWLAVGIDPERATVFVQSDVKEHAELHLLLSMITPVSWLERNPTYKEQQQELKERDLATYGFLGYPVLQAADIIIYRAHKVPVGVDQLPHVELTREITRRFNYLYGETFPVPEAMLAEVAKLPGLDGRKMSKSYGNAIFLSDTPDEVRRKIATMITDIERPRKSDPGDPENRCVAFNLHRLYVAPDRRREIVEACKAATLGCVPCKKELAEAVVRALAPIWERRTALGDDREGLHRLLRRGAERARDEARATMEQVRSALWSPSARSG
- a CDS encoding segregation and condensation protein A → MDLLLHLITKNKLDVTDIPMALVTRQYLEYIELMQALDIVVAGEYLVMAATLMHIKSRMLLPRPEPLSPEDDPRLEIVRPLQELMAVRAAAEQLERRPLLGRDVFTRGRRLEESLAEMGIPVSGAEAEASRPIEASLYDLLDAFRKVLGNRSLPHVLEIARARVSLSERMEELSARLAAAGRLRFFDLFTPEDLQVTIVTFLAILELARLAQIRLLQEVPGGDILILPRAPEPETAEPAAAHGS
- a CDS encoding putative bifunctional diguanylate cyclase/phosphodiesterase yields the protein MGDGDFRILVTGDPGAWTPPGAGAGVSFVFEWVAGRGRVLAALRRDRYDAVLVDAAGPGSEGLDLARRIRRRYPALPVVMVLGPEAPGPLQEAAEAAGVLECVAAGALDRAFFRRLRGVLAALRAGREGARAMAARCEALARCLPPESWEWDLAAGTFTCSPALGTALGLGRGEAAAGDPEAFFARVHPDDRPRLEARIGMHLEGGNECWECDFRLRQADGAYRWVKGRGAAVRDGAGCPVRLLGGHEDHSTRESAGAEAVRAAFHDPLTDLPNRVLFLDRLGQCLRSAPRRRRRFAVLFLDLDGFKQVNDTFGHPAGDRVLREVGRRLLQCVRPGDTVARLGGDEFTVLVDGIRHIRDATRVAERIQRALEAPFPLGDRRVRVSASIGIAFGGQGAARAEDLIRDADMAMYRAKSLGKSRHEVFDVQLHALAAESERIEAQLRRAVEAGELQVFYQPIVTLRTGRVSGFEALVRWRHPERGLLEPEAFLPAAERAGLMERLDLWVLREASRQVHDWHRRMNGGPRLFLGVNIGGGTLSRPGFGGEVRRVLADTGLEPCRLRLEIADRSLLSDPAALAGALLDLAALDVQVGIDDFGAGDASLSLAALDRLPIHSLKIDPTFIRRVGEGDAGLEIAHAIVTLAHNLDMDVTAEGIESEAQLVHLRTVECDYGQGAVFSMPIEAAAAEGLIADRFRG